The proteins below come from a single Pedobacter sp. MC2016-14 genomic window:
- a CDS encoding RagB/SusD family nutrient uptake outer membrane protein, translating into MKKLLLNILCFVLFTMIVACKKTLNALPENAKVDANTILDQRTAEVALRGAYYLFSAIPASGRNITYWTNHEWLPGYYAGYIAGTPDGPEEENRYVDGFSRSAVWDESYGTINAANGIINRIPLLPDAAFTDDRKNGILGEALFLRAYSHFRILSYYGEWFKYESPYGILVRNELSNLDNIAKARTSVKESYDFIISDLDKSISTAPIQNPNYYATRWAAMALKMRVLMSRGQAGDYAAVISLADQIIQNSPYQLEANPRDIFRTKGLSSSEVILGVRPQPNQQNDVFNISISYSSFTAQVSVGHYATKRLYDLFRSDDPRKNWVVGAPLNVVARPNAYFFTKYITPNTTPTVASETSYAFRLSEIYLLKAEAISRSRGDLNAAKTILKNSMQRAGATDFSMVDNANSYEAFELQLFYEISRSLIAEDGQEWMALLRLPFITVKQLKPTITNMSQYILPIPAQEFLTNPTIGEQNPGYSKM; encoded by the coding sequence ATGAAAAAACTACTCCTAAATATATTATGCTTTGTATTGTTTACGATGATCGTAGCATGTAAGAAGACTTTAAATGCGTTGCCAGAGAATGCGAAGGTTGATGCCAATACCATACTAGACCAAAGGACTGCTGAAGTCGCACTCCGAGGCGCTTATTATTTGTTTTCAGCCATTCCAGCCAGCGGAAGAAACATCACCTACTGGACCAACCATGAATGGTTACCGGGATACTATGCAGGATATATTGCCGGTACCCCTGATGGGCCGGAGGAAGAAAATAGATATGTAGATGGATTTTCAAGAAGTGCTGTTTGGGATGAATCTTATGGGACAATAAATGCTGCTAACGGAATTATCAACAGGATCCCCTTATTGCCCGATGCTGCGTTTACAGATGATCGAAAAAATGGAATACTAGGGGAAGCCTTGTTTTTGAGGGCATATTCGCATTTTAGAATTCTCAGTTATTATGGAGAATGGTTTAAGTATGAAAGTCCCTATGGAATTTTAGTGCGAAACGAACTATCTAACCTTGATAATATCGCAAAAGCGAGAACCAGTGTTAAAGAAAGTTATGATTTCATTATTTCAGATCTTGATAAATCGATATCAACCGCGCCCATACAAAATCCTAACTATTATGCAACCAGGTGGGCTGCGATGGCATTAAAGATGCGGGTATTGATGAGCAGGGGACAGGCGGGTGATTATGCTGCGGTTATTTCACTTGCAGATCAAATCATTCAAAACAGTCCATATCAGTTGGAGGCCAATCCGAGGGATATCTTTAGAACAAAAGGTTTAAGTAGTTCAGAAGTTATACTTGGTGTGCGTCCGCAGCCTAATCAACAGAATGATGTTTTCAATATCAGCATTAGTTATTCCAGTTTTACAGCACAGGTGTCTGTAGGCCATTATGCTACTAAGCGACTTTATGATTTATTCAGATCGGACGATCCGAGAAAGAATTGGGTTGTTGGAGCCCCTCTAAATGTTGTTGCAAGACCTAATGCTTACTTTTTCACCAAATATATCACCCCTAATACAACACCTACCGTGGCATCTGAAACCTCTTACGCATTTAGGTTATCTGAGATTTACCTGCTCAAAGCAGAGGCCATATCGCGTTCAAGAGGAGATTTGAATGCTGCAAAAACGATATTGAAAAATAGTATGCAACGTGCAGGAGCAACGGACTTTTCTATGGTAGATAATGCCAATTCATATGAAGCATTTGAACTTCAGCTTTTTTATGAAATCAGCCGCAGTCTTATAGCTGAGGATGGACAGGAGTGGATGGCGCTTTTGAGATTGCCCTTTATAACTGTAAAACAGCTTAAGCCAACCATAACTAACATGTCGCAATACATCCTTCCTATACCGGCACAAGAGTTCTTAACCAACCCTACAATTGGAGAACAGAATCCGGGTTATAGTAAAATGTAG